In Dama dama isolate Ldn47 chromosome 10, ASM3311817v1, whole genome shotgun sequence, the sequence AAGCTTAGGTTTAGACTGAAATGTATCAAGGTTTAATCGTTACCTAACACAGGTGTCAGTGGTGTTGACATTCGTTCTTCGTATTGAGAAATCTCTGCAAAAGGTCACAGGCTAAATCCCTTAGACGGTGTCCCCCTTCGTGGCCCCAGCCACCTGTGTCTGTGGTGGGGTCTTTGACCTCGGCACAGACAGCTCCCTGCATCTGTCACATCCGTTCCTGCCTGCCGGGACTTTGAGCTATAAGCCTTCTTTCCTGCCGTCATGGGTAGACCATCTGCCAGCAGACAAGGCCTGGGCCCGAGCCCTGTGTTACCCCGTTGGAGCCCTCCCCTCCGACCTCCCACAGAAGTGGACCCGTTCTCTTTGGTTGATCGCTAGGCCAGCCACGGAAGACAGTAACTACTGTGATCCCATCCCCAAGTCCATCTGACTTGCAGACTGCCCTTACACCTCAAGGGGACTTAGGCATGGGCCCGACCGCCCCTCATCCTGTTGGCTTACTGCAGGGCCGTGAGTGGGCCCTGCCCACTTTGGGCATCTGTTTTCTGTTCATTTGAGATGACTCTTTCTCCCCATGTGGCACTTCTACAGCTGGTTACAGGAAACTCCCGTCCACAGCATGTTGTAATAGAAGGCAGCGCAGCGAGCCCAGTCTTTTCTCCTGCAGATCGACAGTCGGGGCGCTGTGTTCCCCGGCATGACTAGCTCAGCGCCCGTCTTCTCTCTCGTTCCTTTCCAGGCCAAACCCTGTGCCCGGCTCCTACCCCACGCAGAGTGGCCACCCTCACCTGACCCCGAACCACCCCGCCGCCCAGATGCAGCACGCCAGTGGCCAGAAACTGGCCTCCTGGCCATCGTGTGCTCCTGGGCACATGCCCAGCCTGCCTCCGTACCAGCCTGCCTCCGGCCTGTGCTACGTGCAGAATCATTTTGGCACAACCCCCAACTCCTCTGGTGTCTACCCAGCTTCCGCGGGTGCCTCCCTGGGAgtccagccccccgcccccctcaaCTGCCCTGGCACCGTGTATTCCGGGGCCCTGGCCACTCCAGCCGCCACAGGCTCCAAGGAGTGCTCAAGGGTCCTGATGCCCTGAGTAAGTTTCCAGGGACGCGGTCTCCCCTCTTGGCCTTCTCAAAAAGGGCCTCTCTGAGCTGAGATTTTCTTGACACGAAGTTATTTATTGGACACCTCTATGTGCCACGCTCTGTGTTGAGTATTTTGATATGTGTCCTGTTCAGTCTCCTTTATCCTCATGACAGCTTCGTGAAGTACAGTGGTCCCCACTTCCCAGATGCAGAAAGCAGGGCGCCCAGTGAGGACATGTGGCTCTCGTGGTATAGCTGGGGGCGCTTGGCTTCAGGCCCAGGCCCCTCCCACCCACTTCCCCCCCGACAAAGAAACCCCGGAGCAGGGGGGAATCGGTTGTCAGTGGCTCCCCCTAGCTCTCGGTTCCTTCCTGTCCTTGCGCACAGTGCCCTTGGTTACCCCGTGTCCGTGTGTCCGTGCATCCGTGTGTGCCCTCGGGAGCGCCCTGTTGGTGTGCTGGCCGGTCCCCAGGCCTGTGCAGTGACGCCCCCACCACCCAGACTTCTGCCCCAGGGCTGGTGAGACGGGCCTGCGTGCGCCCCAACAGGATGCTGACGGGTCCGTTGCATTGGTTACGTTTGTATAAAGAAACTGCCTCCAACCTGCCCCTCGCGTGCTGTGTCTTTATGATCAGGGAATATAGAGGGCAGCAAAGAGAACGCAGCCAGGTCCAGTCGGGCAGACAACTCCCCGGTGGGGATACGAAATGGGGCGGGAGATACGTGGCTCCCTGGAGAGCTGAGAGGGCAAACGGGAAGGTTTGGTGACCCTGAGATGGGTGGACAGCAGGGAGCCACTGTGGCGGTCCCCGAGCTCCAGGCTGGGTCACCATGAGAAGGGCTGCCTGGCGGGACTTTACACAGAGGAGAGACGTGGGCACCGGCGGCGACGCTGTCAGAAGcaagaggcagggaggagagcCCTGGCCTCTCTGCCTATCTCATGATCTCCCAGCAGGAGCTCTCGTGGGCTAAATTAACCCGGAAGCTGTTGGCAAGTGAGCCCAGAAAGTGTAGTTTGCAGGGATCAGCTCCCTGCCCTAACCCCTCCAGGCAGGGTAGGACAGGACAGAAAGTGACTAAGCCAATGGGCACCTGATCGGGCTGGCGGAGCTCACAGCTTCTGATCAGCTGTCGGCTGGACTCGTGGTGGGCTCACGTTGAGGAAACACTTCTGGTGCGGGTGTCCTCACCAACACCGCAACACGTGGCCTTCATGCATTCCTGGAGCTGGATGGCCCCCTTGGGCTGGCTTTATGGAGAGGCCCTGGGAATCAGAGGTGGGTAAGACACACCCACAGACCCGCAGCAAAGGCCAGGGCAGTGAATGGCCTGCACTGGCCGGGGAGTGGGGATGAAGCCAGAGAGTGGCTTCCAAGCGGGATTGTGAACAGGATTCACCCGCCAAGGAGTCCAGACTGCGGCTGAGCCTTGCCTGCAGTCTCAGAGCCTGACATCTCCAACCACGCCGGCACCTTTCCCCTAGGGTCACTCGGTGAGGGCAGGCTGCTGTGTGTCCCTTGGTCACAGTCCCTCCACTCCAGACTCCAGTCCCAGGCCTATGCCCAGAAGCAGGGGAGGTGGCCACTACCTTCAGTGTGCTACCATCGCCTCCTTCGTATCTGGCCCTCCCGCTTGGATCGGCCAGAGCTGTGGAGGCCGGCGGCCTGCCTCGTGGATGGCCAGGCTCAAGGACCCTCAGGCGACCGAGTAGCAGGGCTGTGAGGGTCATCTGAGGTCACTCTGTCCCAGCGTCTCCTCTGCCACTGGTTTCCCAAACCAGCTTCCAGGGAGGCGGGGTGTGTCTGGCAGAGCAGCCGACAGCAGCCCAGCCTCGGACCTCTGCTGCAACCGCCGCTCTGAAATTGGTTCTTCGTCTGTTTGTTCCCCTGGGCTTTGCTTGGGCCGCAGCAGGCAGCCTGGACCAGAGCGGGGGCATTTGTAGACGGGATCCCAAAGCCCTCCCCGACTTGCCTGTTGAATCATCCACATGCAGCCGCTTCCGTGCATGTGTGCCAAGCCTCGGGCTGGGCCTGGAGACAAGACAGAGGTGAGCTCCATGAGGGCGGAAAACCCCCAACCCCAGCTGACACACAGTGAAGATCTGTTGACCAAGTAAATGAACTGGGACGCCCCACTCTGGGGGAGCTCAATCTGGGAGTGGGGGGAGTAGATGATTGAAAAATTGTAATTCAGTGATGCTGTTCAGGCGTCATAAGAGGCCCCCAGACCAGCCTGGAGATCTGGGGGTCAGTCGGACACCGACCACACATCCTTCcatgggggcaggggtggctctggagggagggaaaggggaaagCCCTAACCAGGTCCTCCAGCTATTGTTAGGCGAATGAAGAAGACAGACCACCAGACAAAGGGATGGCCATTGTTCCCCCGCATGATAGAAACCGCTGTTGTATCCCCAGGCCGGGGCGGACCCACTGATAGCCAGAGAAGCTTCCAGATGTCCTCCAGTTCCCCCTCTTCGTcagcagggggcagcagagaaacaGCCCCTTGGCCGCCTCTGAAATCTTACCCAGGGGCTGGTGCTGGGACTACCGGAGATAGAGGATGTGTGCATTGGTCCTCCGAGGAGGCCCCTCTGGGGTGGGGCCGGGGATCCTGCTCTGTGCATAAATGTGACCCAGGAtaagggctgggagagaggcaTGGACGCCCAGCTCCGAAAGGCCCGGCTGCTTCAGACGCCTGCTGGTTCATTCCTTCATTTAACAAGCGCTTTGCGAGCAACTAGAGCTCCAGGCCTGTGCTCGGCTCTGGGGACacgaagaaggaaaagaaggagccCAGCCTTCAGCGCGCTCAGTCCGTTGCGGGAGACGTGCTCTGTGGAGCGGGAGAAGAGCCAGGTGCAGAGGCGAGGGGGGCCCACCTGGccaggatggggtggggcgggggagggcatCGGAGGGGAGTTAACCAGTGTGAGCAGAGACGGGAGGCGGGGAGGTAGGCAGGGCAGAGGCTGTGTGCAGCTAGGGAAGAGCTGGAAGTACTGGGTGCCCAGCCTGACCCCGAGTCACAGCAAGTGAGTGGCCAAGCGTGTGCACACAGCTCTCCCACCCGGAGTTCAGTGCTCTTGCCCTTCCAGAAGGCGTCTGCCCGCCCGCAGGTggaagggtgggggagggccCAGGGTGGGGTTGGAAAGTCCCCCAAGTTCGGCGCCGCCACACCATCTCCAGGTCCTGGGCTGCCCAGAATCTTGCTCCTTCTGAGCCTGGAGCTCCTCCCCCATGAAAGTTGGCCTGTCCGAGTCTGCTTAAACACCCCAAGGCTACTGCCTTGATGGACTCCTCCTCCTGGGGGCCTGGCTACAACATCCCTGGAGCCAAGGACCAGGTAGGCTACCCACAGAGGTGATGCTGGGACAGGGCTCGGGGCGGTTGggacacaaaccacacacacccacacacacacccacacccccaaCACAGGCATGTGAAAACACAGACGCGACTTTCTGAACTCACAAATCTGGGCCCTTACCCAGGGGCCTCCCATGCCAACCTGCGCTCTCTGTGGTCAGGGTTGTGGGTTCTGTTGGTGAAGGAAAGCTACacggctcaaaatagcctggagttagagctcccctccaggtcctccccaccattctattcAGAATAAAGAACTttctcccctgaagaaaggaatggacaTTAAGATTGATTACGTTCAGCTCCCAGCCGACCCCAGTCTCCAGCTGGTCTCaggaattccttgccccagctgtTGAAAGCTAACTAGTCAAAAATAATCTTGAGGAGAAACAGACCCCCTCAAAACAATGTATCTCtgcatatatatgttttctaTACAGACCTACTCTCCTCAGCCCACttatctgactgctgccccttctcgcctcattaaaggtgatctgttcctctAAAGTGCCGGTCTCCTTCTTTCTCcgaacctcgccttctctaactcccttaccctacagTTGGGTCCCCTCAAATATGTTGAAGGCCTAAGCgcacgccgcccccccccccccccccagccataCCTGTGAATGTGACGTGTTGAGGTCATATGGGATTCAGGTGGGGCCTAAACTCAACAGCTCGCTTCCCCATAAAGATGAAGCTACACAGAGATCCTACAGGGAGAAGACGGCTGTGTGATGACGGAGGCAGAGTCTGGGTCGATGTGTCTCCCAGCCACGGGTGCCAAAGACTGCTAGGAATGAATGGAAGctgaaaagagggaagaaagtgTTCTTCCCTAGAGCTCTCAAGGGCAACACGGGGCCCCTGGatgccttgatttcagacttccagcctccaggactgtgaaagAACAAACCTCTGGGGTTTTTTTCCGCTTttaagtccttattgaatttgttacaattttgTTTCTATCTTATATttcggttttttggccatgaggcctgtgggatcttagcttccagaccagggatggaacctgtaccccctgcattggaaagcgacctcttaaccactgcaccaccagggaagtctccgtGTCTGTTGTTTGAAGCCACCCAGTTTGGGGTGCGCTGTTACAGCTGCCCTGGGAAATAGGCAAGGTCACCTCCCTAGATggctaccccccacccccacccagaatCCGGGGAGCTCCCCACAGCCGGCTCCTCTATCCGCACCTGGGGGCCCCCACCCCCGTCTCTCCTCCAGCAACGTGGTCAGCTCCATGGCATCCCATACTCATGCGGTGGGAaggaaaagggggagggaagTAGAAGAGAAATGACATTTTGAACTCTCCCGGCTGGAGACAGTAGCTGGAAGAAGGAGGTGGTCTGCGGGCAGGGGCTCGGGGGATATACCATGTAGGGCACTGTGATTCTGTGGCCACGAGGTCGCAAGGCAGAGATGGCCTGAGGCCTTGGGAAGACATGGTGCTAGAACCCAGATGATGGAGGGTAGAGACCTCACCCCTCACCTGGTTCCCCAggccagtggggagaggagggagggctgGAATGAGTAGCCCCAGGAAGGAGCTCTGATCAGAAGGCAGAGGGGGGCTCAAGGCTCCAGCAGCCTCtcctggccttgggcaagtcactgacaCCAGAGGGAGAATTACATAGGTAATAAAGctactgctgtttagttgctaaggcgtatctgactctttgcaatcccatggactgtaggcagacagaatcctctgtccatgtaattttccaggcaagaatactggagtgggttgccaattccttctccacgggatcttcccaatccacagatggaacccaagtctaccgcactggctggtggattctttaccactgagccacctgggaagcctcaggtaATAAAGACAGAGGGATTATAATCATGCTTTTTTCCTAGTGTTTGACCTAAGGGCAAAGCACAAGCCTCACCTGAGCTTCCTTCCCTCACGGGTCAAGGGCAAAGAGCCATCCCTTCCTTCAGGGACATCAGTAAAGGACAGAGGCACCTGTCATGATGTGACTGTAGCTTCCGCGGGTGGGGAAAAGACTTTTATCAATGGTGGCAAATTGCACCAATGCGGTGCAATTTGGTGCACCAACGCACCAATCTCCAAGCAGGTGCCTATCTATTGCACCTTGAACCCTGTGAAAATGGGGACTGTCTGGcttgtgttcattcattcactgaacatCTACTGAACACCCACTTTATGCGAGGCCCTATTCCAGTTATGGGAATGCAGCAGAGAACAAGGTGGCCAAATGCCTACATTTAAAGAGCCTAACAATCAGTGTGTCGGGggcagggaggaagagaaagacaattaacaaaaagatgaataaatgaaaaataggggCTAGTGATAGCATGGTACAGAGcattaaagtaaaatgaaagaaagtgaaagtcgatcagttgtgtccgactctttacaaccctatggactgtagcctaccaggctcttcctccatctatgggattttccaggcaagaaaactggagtgggttgccattttctcctccaggggatcttcccgacccagggatcaaactcagctctccgacattgcaggcagactctttaccctctgagccaccagggaatcccaagaatactgaagtgggtagcctattccttttccagcagatcttcccaacccaggaattgaaccggggtctcctgcattgcagtcagattctttaccaactgagctatcagggaagaccttaTAGAGCATTAAGACAAGACAATGAGGCATAGAAAGGGGAGAACCTTAAGTCATTGaaggcctcctggaggaggtgactttTCTGCAGAGATCTGATGAAATCCAAGGAACAGTCATAAGAGGATCTGGATGAAGAGCATTCCAGgtggagagaaagacagagaaagggcCAGATGGGAAGGGCCGAGCATGGGGGAGAATGGCCGGGGGTGATACACACTTTAGGTGCTCA encodes:
- the RHBDD2 gene encoding rhomboid domain-containing protein 2 isoform X2; this encodes MLGVNCVRSRMRRALVFGMVVPSLLVPWLLLCASWLIPQTSFLSNVCGLGIGLAYGFTYCFSFDVPEQVAMKLDQKFPFSLMRRISMFKYISGSSAERRAAQSRKPNPVPGSYPTQSGHPHLTPNHPAAQMQHASGQKLASWPSCAPGHMPSLPPYQPASGLCYVQNHFGTTPNSSGVYPASAGASLGVQPPAPLNCPGTVYSGALATPAATGSKECSRVLMP